In one Vibrio sp. VB16 genomic region, the following are encoded:
- the yciA gene encoding acyl-CoA thioester hydrolase YciA yields MSNKTDENPRGQMLLRTLAMPADTNANGDIFGGWIMSQLDLAGAILAKEISFGRVVTVSVSSITFKAPVAVGDVVCCHGECTKIGRTSMSINLQVWVKPVNVDGIGDRYQVCEATFNYVAIDSNGRPRPVKKIDK; encoded by the coding sequence GATGCTACTTCGAACCCTTGCGATGCCAGCAGATACTAACGCCAATGGTGATATATTTGGTGGTTGGATTATGTCCCAACTTGATCTGGCCGGCGCCATATTAGCAAAAGAAATTTCGTTTGGCCGTGTCGTTACTGTCTCTGTTTCTAGCATCACATTTAAAGCCCCTGTCGCGGTAGGCGATGTGGTCTGTTGCCACGGTGAGTGTACGAAAATAGGCCGTACATCAATGTCGATTAATCTGCAGGTTTGGGTAAAACCAGTCAATGTCGATGGGATAGGTGATCGATATCAGGTTTGTGAAGCGACCTTTAACTATGTTGCTATCGACAGCAACGGCCGCCCTAGACCAGTAAAGAAAATAGACAAATAG
- a CDS encoding ABC transporter substrate-binding protein yields the protein MKTTALFITTALISSTAYSASSSWQDIETKAKGQDVYFHAWGGSQEINAYLKWTGKELKSRYGINFNHVKVTDISKTTSLLLAEKTADKNSGGSVDMVWINGENFKSMKNSDLLYGPFTQTLPSWEFVDKSLPIDFDFSEPTNGLEAPWGVGQLVFIHDSTTLNNPPASFAELLSYSKAFPNRVSYPKPPSFHGTSFLKALLIELTNGDKSLSQPVNEADFTIVTQPLWQYLDEFHKTAWREGKQFPAGSSETMQLLDDRQLDLAITFNPNAVFSAQANGTLAETTKTYALDAGALSNIHFLAIPWNATAKEGALIAINFLLSPEAQSRKGDLKVWGDPSVLSNQYLTGSAKNTKLFKSIDEPHPSWQTALEAEWLKRYGNQ from the coding sequence ATGAAGACTACTGCTCTCTTTATTACCACTGCTTTAATAAGCTCAACCGCTTATTCTGCTTCATCATCATGGCAAGACATCGAAACAAAAGCCAAAGGTCAAGATGTCTACTTTCATGCTTGGGGTGGCAGTCAGGAAATAAATGCCTACCTCAAATGGACAGGAAAAGAACTTAAAAGCCGTTACGGTATTAATTTCAATCACGTAAAAGTGACCGATATATCTAAGACTACCTCTCTTTTGTTAGCCGAAAAAACCGCCGATAAGAATAGCGGTGGCAGTGTTGATATGGTTTGGATAAATGGTGAAAACTTTAAGTCCATGAAGAACAGTGATCTTTTATATGGACCTTTTACTCAAACACTGCCAAGTTGGGAGTTCGTTGATAAATCCTTACCTATTGATTTTGACTTTTCCGAACCAACCAATGGCCTAGAAGCACCTTGGGGTGTCGGACAACTCGTCTTTATTCACGACAGTACCACGTTGAATAATCCACCCGCCTCATTTGCCGAACTGCTTAGCTACAGCAAAGCTTTTCCTAATCGAGTTAGCTATCCGAAACCACCTTCGTTTCATGGAACCAGCTTTCTAAAGGCACTTCTTATCGAGCTAACAAATGGGGATAAATCACTTTCTCAACCAGTGAACGAAGCTGACTTTACCATCGTTACCCAACCTCTATGGCAATACCTTGATGAGTTTCATAAAACGGCCTGGCGGGAAGGCAAACAGTTTCCTGCAGGTTCATCTGAAACCATGCAGCTACTCGATGATCGACAATTAGATCTCGCGATAACGTTTAACCCAAATGCCGTTTTTTCTGCACAGGCGAATGGTACACTTGCCGAAACGACCAAAACGTACGCACTGGATGCTGGTGCGTTATCTAATATCCACTTTCTAGCTATTCCGTGGAATGCTACTGCGAAGGAAGGTGCTCTGATTGCAATTAACTTTTTGCTCAGCCCAGAGGCTCAGTCACGTAAAGGCGATTTGAAAGTCTGGGGGGATCCTTCTGTGTTGTCCAATCAATACCTTACAGGCTCCGCAAAAAATACCAAGCTCTTTAAATCAATTGATGAACCACACCCAAGTTGGCAAACAGCGCTTGAAGCTGAGTGGTTAAAACGTTACGGAAACCAGTAA
- a CDS encoding GspS/AspS pilotin family protein, with translation MKDKFSKLVISGLFIMTLAACSATADKERQVEAIAAHRASILSNNLPIEHGPLTVMQAKAKGSVVELMMIYNSEGSIPPQQLIEKSVSYYCSNSEVKANLVHGVIYNIKIRSERGQLLVEQIISIDTCTALSEETKV, from the coding sequence ATGAAAGATAAATTTTCTAAATTAGTGATAAGTGGCTTGTTTATCATGACCCTAGCAGCCTGTAGTGCGACTGCGGATAAAGAACGTCAAGTGGAAGCCATTGCAGCCCATAGAGCCTCTATTCTTTCTAACAATCTGCCAATTGAACATGGGCCATTGACGGTTATGCAAGCGAAAGCCAAAGGCAGCGTCGTTGAGTTAATGATGATTTATAACAGTGAAGGCTCAATCCCTCCACAACAGCTTATAGAAAAGAGTGTTAGCTACTACTGCTCAAATAGTGAAGTAAAAGCAAACTTAGTACATGGCGTAATTTATAATATCAAAATACGCAGCGAACGAGGTCAACTTCTTGTCGAGCAGATAATTTCAATCGATACGTGTACTGCCTTATCTGAAGAAACAAAAGTGTAA
- a CDS encoding YciI family protein, whose product MWYVIFSQDIENSLEKRMSAREMHLARLQALRDEGRLLTAGPMPAIDSENPGEAGFTGSTVIADFPSLQDAQQWADTDPYIDAGVYEKVIVKPFKKVL is encoded by the coding sequence ATGTGGTATGTTATTTTTTCTCAAGATATTGAAAATTCATTAGAAAAACGCATGTCAGCAAGGGAGATGCATTTGGCTCGCTTACAGGCTCTTAGAGATGAAGGTCGTTTGTTAACTGCAGGACCAATGCCAGCCATTGACTCAGAGAACCCGGGAGAAGCGGGTTTTACTGGTTCAACCGTTATCGCTGACTTCCCGTCATTGCAAGACGCTCAACAATGGGCTGATACAGACCCATATATCGACGCAGGTGTCTATGAAAAAGTCATCGTCAAACCATTCAAAAAAGTACTTTAG